The following are from one region of the Cytobacillus firmus genome:
- a CDS encoding amino acid ABC transporter ATP-binding protein yields the protein MIKVENLHKHFGKLEVLKGISTNIQDGEVVAVIGPSGSGKSTFLRCINLLEMPTDGRIMINGQDITDKSTNIMKVRQNVGMVFQHFHLFPHKTALQNLTYAPMKVKGLSKSEAEKTGLELLEKVGLSAKAHEYPNRLSGGQKQRVAIARALAMQPEVMLFDEPTSALDPEMVKEVLDVMKNLAHTGMTMAIVTHEMGFAREVADRVLFLDGGVLVEDSSPEEFFSNPKSERARDFLQKML from the coding sequence GTGATTAAAGTGGAAAATTTGCATAAGCATTTCGGTAAACTTGAAGTTCTTAAAGGAATTTCAACCAATATTCAAGATGGCGAAGTAGTGGCTGTAATAGGTCCGTCCGGTTCCGGGAAGTCAACGTTCCTCCGCTGCATCAATCTTCTGGAAATGCCAACAGACGGCAGGATCATGATTAATGGGCAGGACATTACGGATAAAAGCACGAACATAATGAAAGTGCGCCAGAATGTAGGGATGGTGTTTCAGCATTTTCATTTATTTCCCCATAAAACTGCCCTGCAAAACCTGACCTATGCACCGATGAAGGTAAAGGGATTATCAAAATCGGAAGCTGAGAAAACAGGGCTCGAGCTTTTGGAGAAGGTAGGATTATCCGCTAAAGCACACGAATACCCCAATCGTTTATCAGGAGGGCAGAAACAAAGGGTTGCAATTGCAAGAGCTCTTGCCATGCAGCCTGAAGTTATGCTTTTTGATGAGCCAACATCTGCTCTTGACCCGGAAATGGTGAAAGAAGTGCTGGACGTTATGAAGAATTTAGCACATACTGGTATGACAATGGCGATTGTTACCCATGAAATGGGCTTCGCCCGTGAAGTGGCAGACAGGGTACTGTTCCTGGATGGCGGCGTGCTTGTAGAGGATTCTTCTCCTGAAGAATTTTTTTCTAATCCTAAGAGTGAACGTGCAAGGGATTTCTTGCAAAAAATGCTATAA
- a CDS encoding L,D-transpeptidase, whose translation MLKFAAAAILFFSLSPVWPLGSNPLPGDPFLIVNKRTNEVAFIQNHKVQNVITAATGKTDDLTPEGLFTVTVKAADPYYRKKDIKGGDPRNPLGTRWIGFDAENTDGRIYGIHGTNDPSSIGRYVSNGCIRLQNEAVESLYESVPLGTKILVVTSAKSFDELGRDYGAIKKDN comes from the coding sequence ATGCTGAAGTTTGCTGCAGCGGCCATCCTGTTTTTTTCTCTTTCCCCAGTCTGGCCATTGGGATCTAACCCGCTGCCTGGAGATCCATTTCTGATTGTCAATAAACGCACAAATGAAGTTGCGTTTATACAGAATCACAAAGTGCAGAATGTCATCACAGCTGCAACCGGGAAAACGGATGACCTTACACCGGAAGGGCTGTTCACTGTGACTGTAAAGGCAGCTGATCCTTACTACAGAAAAAAGGACATAAAAGGCGGTGACCCCCGGAATCCGCTCGGCACAAGGTGGATTGGGTTTGACGCAGAAAATACTGATGGCAGAATCTACGGCATTCACGGGACGAACGATCCTTCGTCCATCGGCAGATATGTCTCCAATGGATGTATCAGATTGCAGAATGAGGCAGTAGAGTCGTTATATGAATCCGTGCCACTTGGAACAAAAATCTTAGTAGTCACCTCAGCAAAGAGCTTTGACGAACTTGGAAGA